A genomic segment from Streptomyces sp. NBC_00459 encodes:
- a CDS encoding SDR family NAD(P)-dependent oxidoreductase: MPVQAYDLTGRTAFVTGAASGIGRASAVLLAEAGALVHCADRDAQGLHETATLIKGIGGTARTHHVDVTDSAQVRQAVAGCGRLDVMAAVAGIMHSSPVLETREEDLDRVLGVNFKGVLYACQEAARLMISGNTRGSIITMASGAIDTGNPGLLCYGVAKAAVVQLTKTLAAEVGRHGIRVNAVAPGWIRTPMTDRHDGEAQAHTEALMSRLAPLGRVGEPEEVAHAVLHLASDASAFTTGQILRPNGGVAMPW; the protein is encoded by the coding sequence ATGCCCGTACAGGCGTACGACCTCACCGGACGCACCGCATTCGTCACCGGGGCCGCCAGCGGCATCGGACGCGCATCCGCCGTACTGCTCGCCGAGGCGGGCGCCCTGGTGCACTGCGCCGACCGGGACGCGCAGGGACTGCACGAGACCGCGACCCTGATCAAGGGCATCGGCGGCACGGCCCGTACCCACCACGTGGACGTCACCGACAGCGCCCAGGTCCGCCAGGCCGTGGCCGGGTGTGGGCGGCTGGACGTCATGGCGGCGGTCGCCGGGATCATGCACAGCAGCCCCGTCCTGGAGACCCGCGAGGAGGATCTCGACCGGGTCCTGGGCGTCAACTTCAAGGGCGTGCTGTACGCCTGCCAGGAGGCCGCACGCCTGATGATCTCCGGGAACACCAGGGGCAGCATCATCACCATGGCCTCGGGCGCCATCGACACCGGCAACCCCGGCCTGCTCTGCTACGGCGTCGCCAAGGCAGCCGTCGTCCAACTGACGAAGACGCTGGCCGCCGAGGTCGGGCGCCATGGCATCCGCGTCAACGCGGTCGCGCCGGGCTGGATCCGTACGCCGATGACCGACCGCCACGACGGCGAGGCCCAGGCGCACACCGAGGCGCTGATGTCCCGGCTGGCACCACTGGGCCGGGTCGGCGAACCGGAGGAGGTCGCCCACGCGGTGCTGCACCTGGCGTCCGACGCGTCAGCGTTCACGACGGGCCAGATCCTCCGCCCGAACGGCGGCGTGGCGATGCCCTGGTAG